In the genome of Diaphorobacter sp. HDW4A, the window TGCTGGTGACCGAAGACATGGTCAAATCCATGAAAGCCGGATCGGTCATCATTGATCTGGCTGCGGCGCAGGGTGGCAATTGCCCTCTGACCGAGGCGGACCGGACCGTCGTCAAGCATGGAGTGACCCTTGTGGGAGAGACCAATTTGCCTGCGCTGGTCGCGGCGGACGCGTCGGCACTGTACGCTCGCAACGTTCTGGACTTTCTCAAACTCATCCTCGACAAGGAAGGCAAGGTGCACATCAACCGCGAGGACGACATCGTGGTCGCCTGTCTGGTGGCCCACGAAGGTGCCGTCACCCGCAAGTGAAACTGATGCTGCTTGCCGCCTGTTCGGGATAGCAAGGATTTTGGTTTTTTCATGTTGAAGATTTCTGTGCGTACACGCTCTGCGCTGGCCCTGACGGCCATCGCGGTTTCCGCGGCGTTTCTGACCGCCTGCGCGCCGATGGAGCCCAACCTGGTGAAGGTGGGGCGCTCCGATCTGCAGTTGCCTCCGGGTGACTGGGAGCGCATCGATCAGGGCGCGGACGCACTCTTCAACGTGATGCCGGATGACGTCTCGCACGATCTGCCCATGCGCACCCAGGCCGTCGGCCTGCGTGGCCCACAAAGCGAAATGCTGGCCGTGATCGTCGTGCAGACCAACGCCACCAACGATCCTCGCGACTCCACTTTGTGGAGCCACACCTGCCCCGATCAAAAGGGCGTGCAGGTCGACGATTTCGCGAAGGGCAGCCCGATCCGTATTGACTGTCTGCGTTTCAAGCGACGCGCGGACAACGAAGAGTTCCTGACGAAGAATCGCCCAGTTCTGGAAAAGTGGGTCAAGCAACACAACGCTGTACCCCTTGCGCCATATTCGCACGTGTCCTACCGGTACGCGACTGCGGAAGGCGGTTACCTGCTGGTGGAAGCCCTTGTCGACCAACGCCTGCTGCGGCCAAAAACCGTGGGCACGGACCAATTCCTTTCAGCGGGTAAGCCTGCGCAGGAATGGCTCGACAACTTTGTGCAAGCCGCCAAGAACAGTGTTGCCATGCTGGATGGCCGATTCGTCGTACCGCCATTTCCCGTACCGCTTCCTCAATAACCGCATGCAGGACGCGCGCTGAACAACCAACAAGGCGCGCGATCCTGCAGAAGGTGTGGGGGAGCACCTGATACAAGAATCAAGGAGAACGCTCATGGAGTCTGTTTCCCCCACACTGATCAATCTGATCATCTTCGTGCTGGCCATCTATGTTGGCTACCACGTTGTCTGGACGGTCACGCCCGCCCTGCACACACCGCTGATGGCGGTGACCAACGCCATCTCGGCGATCGTGATCGTGGGCGCCATGCTCGCGGCGGCGCTCACCGAGACCACGCTCGGTAAGACCATGGGCGTGCTCGCCGTGGCGCTGGCTGCGGTGAACGTGTTCGGCGGCTTCCTCGTCACCCGGCGCATGCTGGAGATGTTCAAGAAAAAGGAGCGCAAGGCCGCTCCCGCTTCGGCTGACGCGAAGAAGGAGGCCTGAACATGAGCATGAATCTGGTCACGCTGCTGTATCTCATCGCCAGCATCTGCTTCATCCAGGCCCTGAAGGGCCTCTCCCATCCCACCACTTCGATTCGCGGC includes:
- a CDS encoding NAD(P) transhydrogenase subunit alpha, which translates into the protein MESVSPTLINLIIFVLAIYVGYHVVWTVTPALHTPLMAVTNAISAIVIVGAMLAAALTETTLGKTMGVLAVALAAVNVFGGFLVTRRMLEMFKKKERKAAPASADAKKEA